Proteins encoded in a region of the Methanofastidiosum sp. genome:
- a CDS encoding 4Fe-4S binding protein, with translation MYITNDKCNLSKVCVGSCPTKSIRIINDKAFSCVTCGKCMEVCPVDAIFKNRYGGYIVDKEKCIGCSICEKNCPVSVIKMVKYKDKRVPEGICAMCNVCRDVCPTGARVNAEGKLRFNLESMTIEEVKK, from the coding sequence ATGTACATTACCAATGATAAATGTAATCTAAGCAAGGTATGCGTAGGATCATGTCCTACAAAGAGCATCAGAATAATTAATGACAAGGCTTTCAGCTGTGTCACATGTGGCAAATGTATGGAAGTATGTCCCGTTGATGCCATATTCAAGAACAGATATGGCGGATATATAGTAGATAAGGAAAAATGTATTGGTTGTTCAATCTGTGAAAAGAACTGCCCTGTAAGTGTCATAAAGATGGTGAAATACAAGGACAAGAGAGTTCCAGAAGGAATATGTGCAATGTGCAACGTATGTAGAGACGTTTGCCCTACCGGCGCCAGAGTAAATGCCGAAGGGAAGCTTAGATTTAATCTTGAGTCAATGACTATTGAAGAGGTGAAGAAATAA
- the cobA gene encoding uroporphyrinogen-III C-methyltransferase produces MVVYIVGAGPGDPKLITVKALEMIKKADVILYDKLVSKDLLSYSKKGCIKIYVGKKSEGSSQFQEDINKELGNYGEKYNIVVRLKGGDPYIFGRGAEEAMYLYERGIPFEVIPGISSTISCPMYSGIPLSYRESNSAFAFLTGHEAEDKSFSINWDKLPDTLVIVMGIKNRAAIAQNLIKAGFDPKTPVAIIKNGTTLLQETTVCDLSTLGEIPAEAPSVIFVGKNVLFRDKLDFFEKKLSLIKGKEIFISRENGEELEIMKRMGALVFAYSLIDIINIDFKVPKLSDYDVIVLTSATGVDMLKDIELPKNKEYYTIGPKTEEKLIQRGIYPRIPERYNSKELAKFMISEFKERKKILTLRSQEAPDYLEERLKEFHDVTRVDVYKVKMRDGIPEKKNFDIAFVSSSSNATAFKKKGLKAEIIVSIGPETSNALIKNGINPTIEADNHTLSGMLEALLDYLIGCDYFDKNK; encoded by the coding sequence TTGGTTGTATATATAGTAGGTGCTGGGCCGGGCGATCCGAAGTTAATCACGGTAAAAGCCCTAGAAATGATAAAAAAAGCTGATGTTATCCTATATGATAAACTTGTAAGCAAGGATTTACTTTCATACTCCAAGAAGGGATGTATAAAAATATATGTTGGAAAAAAATCAGAAGGGTCGAGCCAATTTCAAGAAGATATTAATAAAGAACTAGGCAACTATGGAGAAAAATACAATATTGTTGTTAGACTAAAAGGTGGAGACCCCTATATATTTGGTAGAGGTGCTGAGGAAGCGATGTACCTCTACGAGCGAGGTATACCTTTTGAAGTAATCCCAGGTATTTCATCAACTATATCATGCCCCATGTATTCGGGCATCCCACTTTCGTATAGAGAATCAAATTCAGCGTTTGCTTTTTTAACTGGCCACGAGGCTGAAGATAAATCATTTAGCATAAATTGGGACAAACTTCCAGACACACTAGTAATTGTAATGGGCATAAAAAACAGAGCTGCGATAGCTCAAAATCTAATTAAAGCAGGATTCGATCCAAAAACTCCAGTTGCGATAATTAAAAATGGAACTACCTTACTCCAAGAGACAACAGTGTGTGACCTAAGTACCTTGGGAGAAATTCCTGCCGAGGCACCTTCTGTGATATTTGTGGGCAAAAATGTGTTGTTTAGAGATAAACTTGACTTCTTTGAAAAGAAATTATCCCTCATAAAAGGAAAAGAAATATTCATTTCCAGAGAAAATGGTGAAGAATTAGAAATTATGAAAAGAATGGGCGCACTTGTCTTTGCATACTCCCTTATCGACATAATTAATATTGACTTTAAGGTTCCCAAGTTATCGGATTATGATGTCATTGTCCTTACAAGCGCAACAGGTGTTGATATGCTCAAAGATATTGAACTACCAAAGAATAAAGAGTACTACACAATAGGGCCAAAAACTGAAGAAAAGTTAATTCAAAGGGGCATATACCCAAGAATACCTGAGAGATACAATTCAAAAGAACTAGCAAAATTTATGATATCAGAATTTAAGGAAAGAAAAAAGATTTTGACTTTGAGATCGCAAGAAGCTCCTGATTATTTAGAAGAACGATTAAAGGAATTTCACGACGTTACAAGGGTTGATGTCTATAAAGTTAAAATGAGGGATGGTATACCAGAAAAAAAGAATTTTGATATAGCATTCGTTTCAAGCTCTTCAAATGCTACAGCCTTTAAGAAGAAAGGATTAAAAGCAGAAATTATTGTCTCAATCGGACCAGAAACTAGTAACGCCCTCATCAAAAATGGGATTAATCCCACAATTGAAGCGGACAATCATACTCTCTCAGGCATGCTTGAGGCCTTATTGGACTATCTAATTGGATGTGATTATTTTGACAAAAATAAATGA
- a CDS encoding NADH-quinone oxidoreductase subunit H, with product MIELILATILIPLAALITGFFIPGLERKVQARIQQRIGPPILTPGFWAILKFFYKEKIKPNSPMPRLFHSLPIIGIFVMFFAVLFTTPDWWGVNALGTVVAVVGLLKVIEFLFMAIGSFSRSILSVSMPYADQIKGAVMKGEYRRFFEQQSVIRAFKMITVGSFPLYLAMFVPVVLVKSINFSDIVQFQGFDASLIYPGGMIDLMYLNKILSLKPILFTFPGMLAGFVYFIGYIMLLNEYPFSIEKAKSDVIEGPSLEYAAWARGGYYLMRESILFVLSSVFITLFIGLPPTLNLPLLLVHCLLCLIMPILFSIVSAFSPIFTFKQIYPVSMGFTALGFLTIVLSLLAVM from the coding sequence ATGATTGAACTTATACTTGCAACGATACTTATTCCATTAGCAGCATTAATTACTGGATTTTTTATACCTGGACTTGAAAGAAAGGTACAGGCTAGGATACAGCAGAGGATAGGACCTCCTATACTCACACCTGGTTTCTGGGCAATTCTTAAGTTCTTTTATAAAGAAAAGATTAAACCAAATTCACCAATGCCAAGATTATTCCATAGTTTGCCTATAATTGGAATATTTGTTATGTTCTTTGCGGTCCTCTTTACAACACCTGACTGGTGGGGCGTAAATGCGCTAGGAACAGTTGTAGCTGTAGTTGGTTTACTAAAAGTAATAGAATTCTTGTTCATGGCAATCGGTAGCTTTTCAAGATCTATTCTATCTGTTTCAATGCCCTATGCAGATCAGATCAAGGGGGCAGTCATGAAAGGTGAATATAGAAGATTCTTTGAACAGCAGAGCGTAATTAGGGCATTTAAGATGATAACTGTGGGATCATTTCCCCTATATCTTGCAATGTTCGTGCCCGTAGTTCTAGTAAAATCAATTAATTTCTCTGACATAGTTCAATTCCAAGGATTCGATGCTTCACTCATCTACCCAGGCGGAATGATTGATCTAATGTACCTAAATAAAATATTGAGTCTAAAACCAATCTTATTTACATTCCCTGGGATGTTAGCTGGATTTGTCTACTTCATTGGGTACATTATGTTACTAAACGAATATCCATTCAGCATTGAAAAAGCTAAATCAGATGTAATCGAGGGACCATCATTAGAGTATGCAGCTTGGGCAAGAGGGGGGTACTATTTAATGAGAGAATCAATTCTGTTTGTACTCTCAAGCGTTTTCATAACTTTGTTCATAGGACTTCCACCAACACTTAACTTGCCATTGCTGTTAGTACACTGCCTATTGTGCTTGATAATGCCAATACTATTCTCGATAGTATCTGCATTCTCACCTATATTTACGTTCAAGCAAATATACCCAGTTTCAATGGGATTCACAGCACTTGGATTCCTTACAATCGTATTATCTCTATTGGCGGTGATGTAA
- the ehbP gene encoding energy-converting hydrogenase B subunit EhbP: MAKFILFPKDVQNMGGYIVENVAKLGYRDIIVGNPTDEPIKIDIPVYNEDIVKSYEQLGIIVYRLKIDESLTSGLEKVKAIVKTDTLKDMNFDIPLKKKTNKK; this comes from the coding sequence ATGGCTAAATTTATTCTTTTTCCAAAAGATGTTCAGAATATGGGCGGCTATATTGTAGAAAATGTCGCGAAACTAGGCTATAGGGACATAATTGTTGGTAATCCAACAGATGAACCCATTAAAATTGATATTCCCGTATACAATGAAGACATTGTTAAAAGTTATGAACAGCTTGGGATTATTGTCTACAGACTGAAGATTGATGAATCACTAACCTCTGGGCTTGAAAAAGTAAAAGCCATTGTAAAAACAGACACACTAAAAGACATGAACTTTGATATACCTCTAAAGAAAAAGACAAATAAAAAATAA
- a CDS encoding 4Fe-4S dicluster domain-containing protein, translated as MKSIFLIFLKGIYVNILRILFASDRVTSKDIRNSILQGKVKYPQVVNDESCIGCGGCANICPVEAIEMVPLEKPVEIVKGYTKTQTPKYDPLKCLYCFWCHDNCPIYAFYGKPGAIHPREVGEFKADPSKLLKEPIKLNANKIKEIVDIMAKDSSKYFEEV; from the coding sequence ATGAAAAGTATTTTTTTAATATTTCTTAAGGGTATTTATGTAAATATCCTTAGAATACTTTTTGCTTCTGATAGGGTAACAAGTAAAGACATCAGAAATTCAATACTTCAAGGTAAGGTGAAATACCCGCAAGTCGTAAACGATGAATCTTGTATAGGGTGTGGGGGATGTGCTAACATCTGTCCAGTAGAAGCAATAGAAATGGTACCTCTAGAGAAACCAGTTGAAATAGTAAAAGGGTACACAAAGACACAAACTCCAAAATACGACCCTTTAAAATGCCTTTACTGTTTTTGGTGCCACGATAACTGTCCAATTTATGCATTCTACGGAAAGCCCGGGGCAATCCATCCAAGAGAAGTTGGTGAATTCAAGGCCGATCCATCAAAACTCCTAAAAGAGCCAATTAAACTCAATGCAAATAAGATAAAGGAGATCGTTGATATAATGGCTAAGGACTCCTCAAAGTATTTTGAAGAGGTGTAA
- a CDS encoding ECF transporter S component, translating to MTKINDPKNIGTVAVFSALAFVATRFLQIPILQTGGYLNFGEAIIYIAAIFFGPTVGGLVGAIGPALADITSPYAAFAPFTFVIKGLEGFIVGKIVSSDKNKVTKALGVVAGGSVMVIGYFIIEILIFLIPPPVALIEVPFNVLQFIVGGTIAIIITEKLKKSVDGIMYR from the coding sequence TTGACAAAAATAAATGACCCTAAAAATATAGGAACGGTTGCAGTATTTTCTGCACTTGCATTTGTTGCTACTAGATTTCTCCAGATCCCGATACTCCAAACAGGAGGATACCTTAACTTTGGCGAGGCCATAATCTATATTGCTGCTATCTTTTTTGGGCCTACTGTCGGAGGACTCGTCGGTGCTATCGGACCAGCTCTTGCAGATATTACATCCCCATATGCTGCCTTTGCCCCTTTTACGTTTGTAATAAAAGGACTAGAAGGATTCATAGTTGGAAAAATAGTATCTAGCGATAAGAATAAAGTTACTAAAGCCTTAGGAGTAGTGGCTGGTGGGAGTGTAATGGTTATTGGCTATTTTATCATTGAGATATTGATATTTTTGATACCACCTCCAGTTGCACTTATAGAGGTGCCATTTAATGTACTCCAGTTCATAGTCGGTGGAACAATAGCCATAATTATAACTGAGAAACTCAAAAAAAGTGTAGATGGGATAATGTACAGATAG
- a CDS encoding 4Fe-4S binding protein, with translation MPKQKDRDGGPIQTKGKAKLLSIAIDEKRCDKGGRCTYYCPANAIKYEATPGVCTHCDVCMDVCPVGAIKNSFIDYGKCVSCYTCVRKCINNAITIENHRPKIIKGESKRKLYYCNQCGLCVEACPTDALKWEGGRIRFDSVKCINCNLCVKACPTKIKISEREKMFTGHCILCGICTTVCKKDAIKLNYREWQGEHEGCIQCGICKEVCPTKCIEVDLNGFRVNLEKCVMCETCGAYCPVQCLPRKTRDHKEIKSGTLTYNDDLCIMCEQCVKICPADAISVKSKKLVFDMKKCIRCGACDNICPAYAINVQTDFEDRTINGRSK, from the coding sequence ATGCCAAAGCAGAAAGATAGAGACGGAGGCCCAATACAGACAAAGGGAAAAGCTAAGCTCTTAAGTATAGCCATAGACGAAAAGAGATGCGACAAAGGAGGCAGATGTACCTACTACTGCCCTGCAAACGCAATAAAATATGAAGCAACACCCGGAGTTTGCACTCATTGTGATGTATGTATGGATGTATGTCCAGTAGGCGCAATAAAAAATTCCTTCATCGATTATGGCAAATGTGTTTCATGTTATACCTGTGTTAGAAAATGTATTAATAATGCAATTACTATTGAAAATCACAGGCCGAAAATAATTAAAGGTGAATCAAAAAGAAAACTATATTATTGTAATCAATGCGGGCTATGTGTTGAAGCTTGCCCAACAGACGCTTTAAAATGGGAAGGTGGAAGAATCCGATTTGATTCTGTAAAATGTATTAATTGTAATCTTTGTGTCAAAGCTTGCCCAACAAAAATTAAAATAAGTGAAAGAGAAAAGATGTTCACTGGCCATTGTATTTTGTGCGGTATATGTACAACAGTTTGTAAAAAAGATGCAATTAAGCTAAATTATAGGGAATGGCAGGGTGAGCACGAAGGATGTATTCAGTGTGGTATATGTAAAGAAGTCTGCCCAACAAAATGCATTGAAGTTGATTTGAACGGGTTTAGAGTAAACCTTGAAAAGTGTGTCATGTGTGAAACATGTGGCGCATATTGTCCCGTGCAGTGTCTTCCACGAAAGACAAGAGATCACAAAGAAATCAAGAGTGGAACTCTTACCTACAATGATGATTTATGTATAATGTGCGAGCAGTGTGTTAAAATCTGTCCAGCCGACGCAATATCTGTCAAGTCCAAAAAACTTGTCTTTGACATGAAAAAATGCATTAGATGTGGCGCATGCGATAATATTTGTCCAGCTTATGCAATAAATGTACAGACAGATTTTGAAGACAGAACTATTAACGGGAGGTCAAAATAA
- a CDS encoding MnhB domain-containing protein — MKTSNYQQGRNIIAGVSLVIASFVILRTLYQFSDYLVPGMSYLYNLYSGNIAPNVITVILFDFRGYDTLGETFILITAVITTTVVFGWGSLKGYKKKETPEMTDQSTVIQRLMAFPLAIFLVAFGVTIVLGGHISPGGGFPGGAVIATGYFLTVVIYGLKKTPLRFTHRYLVNLSTIGALIFLLTGVVGLVFTTYYYGTGYYLYNTGVDPYDIIHVGAFGWDNFLDYPDPTHPGVLPYLNIGVGLNVLAGLSLIAMFLMEAKRDE, encoded by the coding sequence GTGAAAACAAGTAACTATCAGCAGGGTAGAAATATAATCGCAGGAGTATCTTTAGTGATAGCTTCATTTGTTATCCTAAGAACACTTTACCAGTTTAGCGATTATTTGGTGCCTGGAATGAGTTACCTATACAATTTGTACAGCGGTAACATTGCACCTAACGTTATTACAGTTATACTGTTTGACTTTAGAGGTTACGATACATTAGGAGAAACTTTCATTCTGATTACTGCCGTAATAACAACAACAGTTGTATTTGGGTGGGGGTCATTAAAAGGATACAAGAAAAAAGAAACTCCAGAAATGACAGATCAATCTACAGTTATTCAAAGATTGATGGCATTTCCGTTAGCAATATTCCTTGTAGCTTTTGGTGTTACAATTGTCTTAGGTGGACATATTTCACCCGGTGGAGGTTTCCCAGGTGGGGCAGTAATAGCTACGGGATACTTTCTAACTGTTGTTATTTATGGCCTTAAGAAAACACCTCTAAGATTCACTCATAGATATCTTGTTAATCTATCAACTATCGGGGCATTAATATTCTTACTAACAGGAGTTGTTGGGCTTGTCTTTACTACATATTATTACGGGACAGGTTACTACCTATACAATACTGGTGTTGATCCATACGATATAATACATGTTGGGGCATTCGGATGGGATAATTTCCTTGATTATCCAGACCCAACACACCCAGGTGTACTTCCGTACTTGAACATAGGTGTAGGATTAAACGTGTTGGCAGGTCTTTCGTTAATAGCTATGTTCTTAATGGAGGCGAAAAGAGATGAGTAG
- the hemC gene encoding hydroxymethylbilane synthase, giving the protein MKLICGTRGSKLALTQTDEAISDLCKNTGIEVEKKIIKTKGDQVLDLPLHKIGSKGLFIKEIDDALINNQIDFAIHSLKDYPTDILPELEICTITRRRPPYDAIISLEESIEDLPEEASVGTSSLRRKSEISRIRPDLDLKDIRGNLDTRIRKLNEGLYDAIIVAEAGFSRLYGDIKEIEGYKFSRISPEIIIPAPGQGALAIVCRKDDSKIKEVLKTIDDERTRIETICERQFMIDVGGGCNLPVGALSFINENEIELKAFVGDLEGTKSIRGEIKGNKKDYIRIAKELAKRVNIRE; this is encoded by the coding sequence ATGAAACTTATTTGCGGTACTAGAGGCTCAAAGCTAGCTTTGACTCAAACTGATGAAGCAATTAGTGATTTATGTAAAAATACTGGAATTGAAGTTGAAAAAAAAATAATAAAAACTAAAGGGGACCAGGTTCTTGACCTTCCATTGCACAAGATTGGGAGTAAAGGTCTATTCATCAAAGAAATCGATGATGCCCTTATTAACAATCAAATTGATTTTGCCATTCATTCTCTAAAGGATTACCCAACTGATATCCTGCCTGAACTTGAAATTTGTACCATCACGAGGAGAAGACCTCCTTATGATGCCATAATAAGTCTTGAAGAATCGATAGAAGATCTACCAGAAGAAGCATCGGTGGGTACATCCTCTTTAAGGAGAAAGTCTGAAATATCAAGAATCCGCCCAGATCTAGACCTTAAAGATATAAGGGGAAATTTAGACACAAGAATAAGAAAACTAAATGAAGGCCTCTATGATGCAATTATCGTTGCAGAAGCCGGATTTTCAAGATTGTATGGAGATATAAAAGAGATTGAAGGTTACAAATTTTCTCGAATAAGTCCAGAAATTATTATTCCGGCTCCGGGGCAAGGTGCATTGGCTATTGTATGCAGAAAAGATGACTCAAAAATAAAAGAAGTATTAAAAACTATTGATGACGAGAGGACAAGAATAGAAACGATTTGTGAAAGGCAGTTTATGATTGATGTTGGAGGAGGGTGTAACCTTCCTGTGGGTGCCCTTTCTTTCATAAATGAGAATGAAATAGAACTCAAAGCATTCGTGGGAGATTTGGAAGGTACTAAATCGATCAGGGGTGAAATAAAAGGGAACAAGAAAGATTATATAAGGATAGCTAAAGAGCTTGCTAAGAGAGTGAATATTAGAGAGTGA
- a CDS encoding nickel-dependent hydrogenase large subunit has product MLEPYRARFFVEDEVIVDCELTLDPYHKGIERIMEGMPVHKGLIITERICGICSHIHLWNGTRAVERGLKINVPERADYIRVIMAELERLHSHLIYLAHATEVLGHETMCMRAFTLREDVMDLLYIISGNRVHYAVPIIGGVRPRCDIDDYRMSELKTRLSKLDVKIGDYANRIINDSMIMSRVKGSGVLTKEEAEKYATPGPTGRASGWGVDLRKKMKEYKKFDFNVIILDDGDNKDRVVARALESIESVKIIKQALESLPSGPVSNRSFELKEMKFSTSYIEAPRGEIYDSLSLDETGRIRSYQNRTPTLTALASMEVACIGDQLTDGMLTMASCDPCLACTNRAIVVENGKEKIITEEEVKSLIRGGL; this is encoded by the coding sequence ATGCTTGAACCTTATAGGGCAAGATTCTTTGTAGAGGACGAAGTAATTGTTGATTGTGAACTTACTCTTGATCCTTATCATAAAGGTATTGAAAGAATTATGGAGGGGATGCCCGTTCATAAAGGCCTTATTATTACTGAAAGAATTTGTGGCATATGTTCACACATACATCTTTGGAACGGTACAAGGGCCGTTGAAAGAGGACTTAAAATTAATGTTCCAGAAAGAGCAGATTACATTAGAGTCATAATGGCTGAACTTGAAAGGCTTCATAGCCACTTGATTTATTTGGCACATGCAACTGAAGTATTGGGGCATGAGACAATGTGCATGAGGGCATTTACCTTGAGGGAAGATGTAATGGACCTTCTCTATATAATCTCTGGTAACAGGGTTCACTATGCAGTTCCTATAATTGGAGGGGTAAGGCCAAGATGTGACATTGATGATTACAGAATGTCTGAATTAAAAACTAGATTGTCTAAATTAGATGTAAAAATAGGCGATTATGCAAACAGGATCATTAACGATTCAATGATAATGTCAAGGGTAAAAGGAAGCGGAGTATTGACTAAAGAAGAAGCTGAGAAATATGCGACTCCGGGGCCCACTGGCAGGGCAAGTGGTTGGGGCGTAGATCTTAGAAAGAAAATGAAGGAATATAAGAAGTTTGATTTCAATGTTATTATCTTAGATGATGGGGATAACAAAGATAGAGTTGTTGCTAGAGCTCTTGAATCAATCGAATCTGTTAAAATTATTAAACAGGCGCTTGAATCTTTACCTTCAGGTCCAGTATCAAACAGAAGTTTCGAATTGAAGGAAATGAAATTTTCAACTTCATATATCGAAGCTCCAAGAGGAGAAATTTATGATTCTCTTTCTCTTGATGAAACTGGGAGGATAAGAAGTTACCAAAACAGAACTCCAACTCTAACAGCTTTGGCATCAATGGAAGTTGCATGCATTGGGGACCAATTGACAGATGGTATGCTCACAATGGCAAGCTGTGACCCATGTTTGGCCTGTACTAATAGGGCCATAGTAGTTGAAAATGGGAAGGAGAAGATTATCACAGAAGAAGAGGTAAAGAGCCTAATTAGGGGGGGTCTATGA
- a CDS encoding proton-conducting transporter membrane subunit, giving the protein MLNNSTLIPLMVVLPLIMAILVNFLHQKDKSVKFISIVSLIVFVFIPVVTLYGVHLFSGHLRTGSFPEISKLLIPDVYMGIVYSYGSVQKILMVVLTIITGFTVLTVLNKKMISGVYIAMIFISLASTSAIMLADDIFNFFVFTEILVVAQVALVIAVQDTKSFKAGFKYMIFGTISGASILLGIALLLGVYGLLNITDLSNAIKAGGQLNPIALSAVSLLTLGWLYESGLFPFHIIKCNMYENAKPEISALLQVQSKFVLVAMAIILFRVFSGFALLKSVMLGFAIFTVVLGSVMALQQVELRKLLSFVAVSQAGLVAVGFGIGTSFAIAAGIFHAINDVLSMAILFFIASFVYDKFKTTKLEELGDGLQVVPLVGFVMLLATLAISGVPPFNSYQSEWRLIQAAAQAGVPELGVLVILLSVATFVAIIKAFFMIFMKPGPKVEVNTEVRGTMFKAIIVILILTCLAIGLFPNIIYDPIYNFVVSLGV; this is encoded by the coding sequence ATGTTAAACAACAGTACTTTAATTCCACTGATGGTTGTACTTCCATTGATAATGGCGATTTTGGTAAACTTTCTTCATCAAAAAGATAAGTCTGTAAAGTTTATCTCTATTGTATCTTTGATTGTCTTTGTCTTCATACCAGTTGTAACTCTGTATGGGGTACATTTGTTCAGCGGTCATCTTCGAACAGGCAGTTTTCCTGAAATATCAAAATTGTTGATACCTGATGTATACATGGGAATAGTATACTCTTATGGGTCAGTTCAGAAAATACTAATGGTAGTCCTTACCATAATTACAGGTTTTACTGTTCTGACAGTACTAAATAAAAAGATGATTTCAGGGGTATATATAGCCATGATTTTCATTAGTCTGGCTTCAACTAGTGCAATAATGTTAGCTGACGATATATTCAACTTCTTTGTTTTCACTGAAATCTTAGTAGTTGCGCAAGTAGCACTTGTAATAGCAGTTCAAGATACTAAATCCTTCAAAGCAGGATTTAAATATATGATTTTTGGAACAATTTCAGGGGCTTCAATTCTATTAGGAATTGCTCTCCTCTTAGGAGTATACGGACTTTTGAATATAACAGATCTATCAAATGCTATTAAAGCCGGTGGACAGTTAAATCCAATTGCATTATCTGCTGTGTCGTTGTTAACACTGGGATGGCTTTATGAATCGGGTCTTTTCCCATTTCATATAATTAAGTGCAATATGTATGAAAATGCAAAACCAGAAATATCTGCATTATTGCAAGTTCAGTCTAAGTTTGTTCTTGTTGCAATGGCTATAATTTTATTCAGAGTGTTCTCTGGCTTTGCTCTTCTAAAATCTGTAATGCTGGGATTTGCAATATTCACCGTTGTCTTAGGTTCAGTAATGGCTTTACAACAGGTAGAACTTAGAAAGCTTCTATCATTTGTAGCAGTATCCCAAGCGGGGCTTGTAGCAGTAGGATTTGGGATAGGTACTTCCTTTGCTATTGCAGCAGGTATTTTCCATGCAATTAATGATGTATTAAGCATGGCAATACTATTCTTCATTGCAAGCTTTGTTTACGATAAATTCAAAACAACAAAACTGGAAGAACTTGGAGATGGATTACAGGTTGTTCCTTTAGTAGGATTTGTAATGTTATTAGCAACTCTGGCTATATCTGGAGTTCCACCATTTAACTCTTATCAAAGTGAATGGAGATTAATTCAGGCCGCAGCTCAAGCGGGAGTACCTGAACTCGGAGTGCTAGTAATATTATTGAGCGTAGCAACATTTGTTGCGATTATAAAAGCATTCTTCATGATATTCATGAAACCAGGGCCAAAAGTAGAAGTCAATACAGAAGTTCGTGGAACGATGTTCAAGGCAATTATTGTGATATTGATACTAACATGTCTTGCAATAGGATTGTTCCCAAATATAATCTACGATCCAATATATAATTTTGTTGTTTCCTTGGGGGTGTGA